A region of Lycium barbarum isolate Lr01 chromosome 3, ASM1917538v2, whole genome shotgun sequence DNA encodes the following proteins:
- the LOC132632023 gene encoding plastid division protein PDV1 — MKWEMELYEIEAVLEKIWDLHDKLSDAIHSVSRAHFLNSVKARTSKSDDFRSKKKPDPLKSGYVYVKEFRVDEDENAVHEAKSLNAIRTALEHLEDQLEFFHTVQNQQRAERDAALARLEQSRSVLAMRLAEHQGKNYKFIEEAQSLVGDVRNASQFVSPENLYAPATSPPGENLTAQKRKRSNALVNILFSCFNFFRKSLRVDEVGGILGNTALVAISMLALMHLQQVGSKEKYLLDFPLGQDVGHNRNMRKISQPEGSSSSLNLDVLSARG; from the exons ATGAAATGGGAGATGGAGTTGTATGAAATCGAAGCAGTCCTGGAGAAAATCTGGGATTTACACGATAAACTTAGCGATGCTATTCACTCCGTTTCTCGCGCTCATTTCCTCAATTCCGTCAAGGCTCGCACTAGTAAGTCCGATGACTTCCGTTCTAAGAAGAAACCCGACCCGTTAAAATCTGGTTACGTTTACGTTAAGGAGTTCCGTGTAGATGAGGATGAAAACGCCGTTCATGAAGCTAAGAGTCTTAATGCTATTCGCACTGCTCTTGAACACCTTGAGGACCAGCTTGAGTTCTTCCAT ACCGTGCAAAATCAGCAACGTGCAGAAAGGGATGCTGCACTTGCTCGCTTAGAGCAAAGCCGAAGTGTACTTGCAATGCGATTGGCTGAACATCAGGGTAAAAACTATAAATTCATTGAAGAAGCTCAATCTTTGGTGGGAGATGTTCGTAATGCGAGTCAGTTTGTTTCTCCTGAAAATCTTTATGCTCCTGCTACAAGCCCCCCAGGTGAGAATTTAACGGCGCAGAAGAGGAAGAGATCAAATGCTCTAGTCAATATACTCTTCTCTTGTTTTAATTTCTTTAGGAAGTCTCTTAGAGTGGATGAAGTGGGTGGAATTTTGGGAAACACAGCCTTGGTTGCAATCAGCATGCTTGCGCTGATGCACCTGCAGCAAGTTGGTAGCAAGGAAAAATACCTTTTGGACTTCCCATTAGGACAAGATGTTGGCCACAACAGAAATATGAGAAAAATCTCTCAGCCTGAGGGGTCATCTTCCAGTCTAAATTTGGATGTGTTGTCAGCCAGAGGCTGA
- the LOC132632022 gene encoding cytochrome c oxidase assembly protein COX16, mitochondrial, whose product MTTTQTTMSQPNKVNERAAFSAANVQNPPSSYRRLGRRSPFMRYGLPMISLTVLGSIGLSQLLQGSKDIAKVKDDQEWEIIETRKALSRVGPVNAYNPKKINLEEELKALQEKVDINDYEYKKIPKPKESG is encoded by the exons ATGACAACTACCCAGACTACGATGAGTCAGCCTAATAAAGTTAATGAGCGAGCAGCCTTCTCAGCTGCCAATGTTCAAAACCCACCTTCGTCATACAGAAGATTGGGCAGAAGATCACCATTTATGAGATATGGACTTCCTATGATCTCACTGACGGTGCTTGGATCTATTGGTCTTAGCCAACTTCTGCAAGGCAG CAAGGATATTGCTAAAGTAAAGGATGATCAAGAGTGGGAAATCATCGAAACAAGAAAAGCTCTTTCCAGGGTtggacctgtcaatgcatataacCCCAAAAAAATTAACTTGGAGGAAGAACTAAAG GCTTTGCAAGAGAAGGTTGATATTAATGATTATGAATATAAGAAAATCCCTAAACCCAAGGAAAGCGGATAA